The Gossypium arboreum isolate Shixiya-1 chromosome 6, ASM2569848v2, whole genome shotgun sequence DNA window AAGGAGCTAGGGTCTAAGGAGGTCTATGTGGAAGGAGATGCTTTATCTGTTATTAAAAAGCTAAGATCTGCGGAAGAAGATAGATCAAACATCAGCAATCTAATAAGAGAAATTAAAAGCAGAGCCTCCAATTTTCGAAGTTTAATGTTTCGATTTGTACCTTGATGTGCACATGTTGGCGACGGAGAGTCGGCAATATGATTCTCCTATATACCGGATGGAAAAAGTCCCAAAGGAGGTGGAAAGGTTTGTTAACTAGGATAGGATGGGGGTTGAAGTGAGTCGACAAGAGTTGTAGTGACTGAGCCCGGAAGTAAAGTAGCGGTCGAGAGTCCGATGAACTTAGCGGCTTACAAAAGGGTTGGGTTGCATTGAGATGACACCCGGGATTGAAGGAGAAAATTGGCTACCTCTATGTTTCACTGATGCAAGAAAGCGTTTCTGGTAGTTTCTTGGAGAAGAATAAAGGGTTTCTGGCCTAGGTTCTCTTTGTTTTCTAGTTTTGATTTTTTTCAGTTGTGTTTTCTGGTTTTCCTGCATCGTCTTTATGTTTTCATTAATTTTGCTTTCTGTTTTTTATTCCTCGAGGCATCGCTTGGTCAACCAATAGTTGGAAGACATCTGAAAGATAAGGCAATGATGGAGGGTTATGTAACCTTCTCTTTTCTGTCCAATTTTAAATGCATCAGTTGGTTTTTGTTTCAAAAAAAATACTACTGAATATATTAAAACTTTTTCTACTAAATAttatatgtaatatataataataattatttaaaattattatatcaaTATACTTTGGAATATAACTTTTATacgtatttattttatttgttatataatgattttaaatttaaatattattttatttttacatatattaacaatattttattataaatcaaaaataatttgttttacacgttcaaaaatattatatattattaactGAATCTTAACTCGACTAGCATTAACATTATTACCTATGCAAGAATGTGTTTTCAAATACATTAAAACAGATCTTATTTAAGAATTGAACATAAATTGTGAATAATCATAACAATTatatcaaaaataatattttatattttatacatataattttatGCAAGGGTAAAATATGGATTTCAATTTTCCCCTACCCATTTTTATCACTTCATTCTAAGCAACCAAACAACCTAATTGCATTATCCtagggattttttttttattttgttattaacCAACTAAACATGGTAAAATATTAAATTCAAATCTCACCGGTTAAAAAtaaagtgaatatatatatatgactaataTTTTATGTCCATTTCTTTTCCCAATTAAACATTCTCTACCAACTCAAAGTATGACCAATTTTTGTATATGGAACTAAACAATGCACCAATTCCCCAACCAATCTGTTCGATATTTTTAGTCACTTAAAGTCGGTGTTAGATGATAAAGCATTCACTCAAAGACCAACGTATAAGTACAATTTAACGACCCCTTTACAAAGTTCAGGAATAATAACATTTTTAAACGGTGGATTTTCATAAATCAACCAGTCTACCATCTGTTTTCATTGTCAAAACACTCATTCcatgcatgagaaattattaaatccCCAATCCACATAAGTAATCATGTGTTGACAATGATAAATGCTAAGGCATATTCTATCTTTTCTGGATATAGATTTATCTTACGAAAGGGTTCGCCTGTTAAAAGATTCAACTGTTAGATTAGCAGTGAAAGCTGGAATTGAGTTCAACTTCCGAACAAATATATCGACCTGCCAAAAATACAAAGCACACATTAACAATTCCTTAAGACAATTCATAACTCTCTTGGCACCAGGTCAATAACATGTATCAAAATTATAACATTTTTTATATAATGCCTAGAACTACACAAATCCCTCCCCAACCCTTGAATAGGAGAATAAACATGGTTCAACATACTCAAACCCATGTCCTATATTGACAACAATACCGATGCCAACCAAGCTAAAACTCAGtcagcaaaattcaaacacattttaaaactagaaaattttgatatatgattatCACAAGAATAACAACTGTCGTAACTTTGGCCAAGAACCTTCCTATGCTGTAACTTTCTAATCGAGCTGGATCAGGCATTGTAATAAACCATGCATATCTATTAGATGGGAACCAAGCCATTCATGAGCTACTCTAGCTTGGATTATACAAATATTTAAACTATTTCGTGTTAAGCTTGAGCTccagtctctaataaaataataagctaAGTTTTAAGGTTTTTAATTCTCAGCTTTGAGTGGCTAAAACCTAACCACAACATTGAATTGTTAATAGATTTTAAATGTTTCATACATGTACCAATTCATGGTTGCATGCTCAGAGGCAGTTTGATTATAACCTTATGCATGCATAGTAAATAGCAGTCTCTAGCAAAGTTACTTTTCTCCTGTTGCCAAACTAACATTGTACTCATAAACATTTACTAGTCAAGGCAAAACCATAAAGCCCACTTCTGCACACATGTTCACAAGTTTCTTTCATGTCTGATTCTACTTTCCTTATAACCACAGCACAGCACACAACCAAGTGATGAAGGAAAAGTTTACACTTGTTACCTGATGGGATATCTCAGGCTGAGCAGTATAATCATTTGCCTGTTGGATCATAAAGTAACATTAGTTTAATTGTTTTTCTTGGTTCTATAGTCAATTTAAGTAGAATAATCTAGATGCATTTGCATGGTCTCTGGCAATGCAAATGCACTTTTAGCCTTTTTTAATGTCCCAATCAATCCTTAAAAGATATTTTCATGGGAAAGTGGAATGTGAAATAAGACTATTTACTATATTTTGTTTGACGTCGTCAACTACTCAGCTTACCAAAATATTGGTATTTCCAGATTCATACTCAAATTCAAGCTTTTCATCATCATTTTGTGCATAAATTGATTGGAGGGTAAAATGGGTCACAGGGATTCCATTAGGACGCTGGTGCTCGTCCATTACTATCTGCCACAAAAATCACTAACTTAAAACCATGAAGTAGTGTGATGCATAAAAACGCAATGGTACAAATTAGGGGCAAACAGATGAGGTTTAAAACCTTCCATGAATTAAAAATGATACCAAATCTGGTTTGAATTGGTTTCTGAAGCTAAAACCAAAGTGATTGGCCCATTGCACATTTTGGGGTCTGATTAATTTGTCCAACATCCCCAGCAATAATCACCAATGAGTCCATGATGTGATCATAAGCAATTTTTGCTCAACACCCTCAATCCTCTTTCACCAAAAAACGTATCTCTAGTATTATATTGTTAGTATTGAAAACAAGGCCCCCATTAAGAAAAAAGCTCTATGTTCTTTCCCAATATATTCTGTAGGGAAACAGAATGGAATTAATTTGGAGGCAAATCAACCATAGAGCTtactagaattttggtcaggcaaatTTGGTACATGCCATTAATTCTACCAAGTTAcctcatttatttaaaaactaaccTAAAACCTTCAAAGGAACACAAAATTGCAAAAGTAAAGCATCAAGACGTATCAGTAAGAATTTATACAAAAAACAAAGCTGCTTAAACTCAAGCACTGGTGTTGAGTTTCATGCTTCTGATCTGTCAACTGCCCCAAGCCTAAGATAGATAAGCTTAAAGCATAAACTTAAATAGGACTCATCTCTTTCTTTAGTTTTCAAGGAGACTAATATGGTATTTGCAGATTGGTATCATAGTTCTAGACAAATCTATAATTTGACTTCATATATTGcattttaattattagttaggtTTTAGCTTTAGGTATTTCAATAGATTTTTAAACGTAAGGTAAGAGATAGCTTAGGAAATACTAAAATGTGAAATGCCACAAAGTATACCTTGTAACCAAAAAGCTCGCAACATGCTCTTCTAAAAACTGAAATTCTATCCGCAAAAACAGTCTTGTATCTGTTGCAGGTGTGCATTTTCAAATACATCAGCAGTAACAAATCAAAGTTATGAACAATAAATATAGCAATGTTTCCACAACTTACCTCTCTTCACGTTTTTCAAGTGTCGCAATTTGTTCTTTTAATTTCGTTATCTTCTCAGATATATACGAGTCAACCAGCTTCCCAGTGTCACCTACACAGTTTAGTCAGAGAACAGATAACCTCATCATGTCAATGCTGCATTTGAAATGGTCGGCAATTTGGATCAATAAACCACTCCCACAACCAAACACCACAGCCACTATATTAGATTTATCAGCACTGATCCATAGGTATTGAAGGATAAATCCCCCCTAAACCGAACAAGTGTAGATACAGTCTTGGAAAAAATTAACATGGAAGTTGCTAGAAATAACATGAAGCCTGACATTAGTATAACCTAGTCAGGATACGAGTTGATTTCTACAAGTACAGTTTTACTAAAATAGAAAGAAATCAGTGAGACAAAAAGGTTCAAACATGAACTATTAATTCCACAAATCAAATTTAATGTAGCAAACAAGAAATTagggaaatttttaaaataataaatagataGATAAAAAAAAGGATTTTAACTACAAGTAGACTGGAAATGTTGGGTATGACACAATTACATGATACAAACATGATGTGGGAAAAAATAACTAAAACACAATATGACATGAATACATGAACatggaaaaatatatatgacACAAATTATTAAcctgaaaaatatatataaataaattgtagaaacttagaaaaaattccTATTCATTCTGCTAATTAGTTTACACCTATAAAGAGAGGAATTCACACAAACAAGGAAAAACATCCCTAAAAATCAGTAACTTCCTAAGAATCAGTGACTGAGATTAGTTTCTATTTACAAGAGAACTCCTAGTAATAAGGTAAGTTTTTTGTCCTTAATTTTAGGAATTCcaacactccccctcaagctggAGTGTAGATGTTTATCAAACCCAGCTTGCCAACAACTTCTTCAAGCATGTTTCTGTTCAAACTTTTAGTTAATACATCTACAACTTGTTGTCTAGTAGGTAGGTAGGTGATGCACACTTCTCCTGAgtgtattttttcttttataaggTGGCGATCTATTTCCACATGTTTGGTGCGATCATGATGCACAGGATTATGTGCTATGCTGACAGCTGCCTGGTTGTCACAGTACATCTTCATAGGCCTGGTGTAAGGCACTTTTAGTTTCCCCATAAGTCTTTGTATCCAAACTCCTCTGCACTGCTGCGTGCTACAACAGACTGTTTTTTGCTTCTCCACGTCACGAGGTTACCCCAAACATAACTACAATAGCCACTTGTAGAGCGTCTATCGTTAACAGAACCTGCCCAGTCTGCATCAGTGTAGACTTCCACATTCTGGTTGGCAGTTTTCTTGAAATGCAGGCCTTTACCAGGAGTCCCTTTCAGATACCTTAATATTCTATATGCAGCTTCCAAGTGCTTCTCCCTCGGGGCATGCATGTACTGACTGATAACACTTACACTGAAGGCTATGTCTGGACGGGTGTGAGATAGGTAGATGAGTCTTCCTACTAGTCGTTGATATCTCCCCCTGTCGATTTCTTCTCCATCCTCATCAGTGCCCAATTTAAGGTTAAATTCCATAGGAGTTTCGGCTGGTTTGCAGCCCATCAAACCAACTTCTGACAGTAGATCAAGAACATATTTCCTTTGGGAGATGGAAATACCTGTTTGGGACCTTGCTACCTCCATACCAAGAAAGTATTTAAGATTCCCCAAGTCTTTAAGCTCGAACTCTATACCAAGGAATTCTttcaacctcacaatttcgcttGAGTTATCTCCTGTTAATATTATATCGTCCACATAAACGATGAGGATGCAGCATTTTCCCTTTTTCGAGTGCTTGTAGAACATGGTGTGGTCTGCCTGCCCTTGAATGTAATTTCTGCTGGTCATAGCTTTTGCAAATCGGCTGAACCACGCCCGTGGAGATTGTTTCAGCCCATACAAGGACTTCTTCAACTTACACACTTGGTCCTTGCTTTCTTCAAACCCGGGTGGGAAATCCATGTACACTTCCTCACTTAATTCTCCGTTGAGGAAAGCATTTCTTACATCCAATTGAGTCAAGTGCCAATCAAGGTTGGCAGCAAGAGATAGGAGGACTCGAATGGTGTTTAGCTTGGCAACTGGTGCAAACGTCTCGTCGTAGTCAAGACCATAAGTTTGAGTGAAGCCCTTAGCCACAAGTCGAGCCTTGTATCGGTCAATACGGCCATCGGGTTTAAATTTTGTAGTGAAGATCCATTTGCATCCTACTGTTTTTTTTCCCTTAGGTAGATCCGAGACTACCCATGTTTCATTATTTTTGAGGGCCTTCATTTCTTCCATCACAGCTTGTCTCCACTCAGCTGATTCAAGAGCCTCTTCTATATTTTTTGGAGTTTTTACAGAATCAACATTAGTCACAAAAGCTTTGTAAGACTTAGATAAATTTCCATAGGTTACAAACCGAGAAATAGGGTGTTGAGTGCAGCTCCTTGTGCCCTTTCGAACTGCAATTGGAGAATAGATAGATGGTGACGGAGGTGAGACTTCTGTTTCAGAACAGTCCTCGGTTGGGGATGCAATTGGCACTGCTGTATCAGTTTCAGGAGCACGATTCCGTCGAGAGTAAACCTGTATTTCAGGAACCTGTTTTTGTTGTTTTCCTTGATCATGGGGCTGTACTTCGGTGGTGGTATTGTTATTTGGAAGGATTGGGCTAATTTCTTGCTGCTGCACAGGGGAAACAGTCTCTAAATTTGGGATTACCATAGCACCTTGGTTGTTAGGCTTGTTTGTGATAGTAGTTGTAGGATCATGAGGTATAATGAGGAGAGTATTAAGGGTCTCATCTTCATTAAAAATCTCCCCCTGAAGATGAGATGCTGCAAAGTATGGTTCATTTTCAAAAAAGGTAACATCCCGAGAGACAAACATTCGGCACAAGGTTGGTGAGTAACACTTATAGCCTTTTTGTGTGGGAGAATATCCAATGAAGATGCAGGTGTGGGCTCAAGGATCAAGTTtggattgatttggttgatggttATGGACAAAAACTTTGCAACCGAATATTTTGGCTGGAAGATTAGGAACACGAAATAGAGGAAAGGACTTTAGAAGGGTATTTAGAAGTGTTTGGAAATTGAGAACCTTTGATGGCATTCGGTTTATGAGATAGCAGGCAGTGAGGACAGCCTCTCCCCACAAGTATTTTGGAACATTCATGGTGAACATTATGGCTCGAGCTACAGCAAGGAGATGACGATTTTTTCTCTCGGAGATCCCGTTTTGTTAAGGAGTGTCAGGACAAGAGCTTTGGTGTATGATGCCTTGGTCAAAAAGGTATGGGCTTAGGACAGAGTTAAAGTATTCTCTCCCATTGTCAGTGTGAAGAGTATGTATGGTAGAGTTGAACTGGGTTCGAACCATTGAGTGAAAATTTTGGAATACTTTGGGTGTTTCAGATTTTTCTTTGAGGAGATAGACCCAACATACCCTAGTGTGATCATCAATGAATGTTATAAACCACCTAGCCCCGTAATATTTTTTCACTCTATTTGGCTCCCATTAGGTCTTGTGGATTAATGAAAATGGTTGGGACTGGATATATGGTTTTAATGGGTATGGCACACGGGTATGTTTGGATAATTGGCAAATTTCACACTTCAAGGAATTAATACTTTTATTTCGAAATAACAGCGGAAGATGTTTCTTCAAATACAAAAAATTTGGATGCCCTAACCTATGGTGCCATAACATAATTGTGTCCTCTTTTGAAGTTGATAGCGTCAATCCTCCTTGTGTGCTTTCTTTATTCCAAACATATAGtccatcatcaactttagcagtGCCAATCATCCTCCCCGATTCCTGTATCACACAACCAATTGCAGAAAATTCAACAAGAAGTTTTTCATCCTTAGTAAGTTTACTGATTGAAAGTAAATTGCAGGACAAGTTTGGGACATGTAAGACTTTATTGAGAAAAAAATTCTCTGTTATTTGTACTTCTCCTACTCCAGCCACAGGTGAGTAAGAACCATCAACTATGCGGATTCGGGACTTGTCATGACAAGGAGTGTAGGTGTGAAACAAAGTGGAGTTACCTGTCATGTGATCGGATGCACCCGAATCGAGTATCCAAGAGGATTGATTATTTGATTCAAAGGCAATATTGAGGGCAGTACCTTGGGTGGCTAGAGATCCATGAGCAGTAGAAGTACCAAGTATCTTATGGAGAGTCTCAAGTTGGGTTTTGGTTAGGCGAACATCGAGAACATCATCTGTAGCAGTGGAGGATAACAGGGCAGTCTTATTATCCTTCTGTTTTTTTCAGGATAGCCATGGAGTTTGAAGCACTTTTCCTTTGTATGACCAACACGGTTGCGGTGGTTACACCATGGCTGGTTGATCCGTAATCATTTCCAAAGACGTGGTTTTTGTGGTCGTGGACCTCTGGAGATGAGGCGAGAGGTCTCGATGAGACCGGTTGCCAAGAGTTGTCACATGTTTAGGTTCCTTTGAGTCTCCCATCATGACAAGACGGCGCTTTTCTTCTCTTCTAACTTCTGCAAATGCTTCACCGATGGTTGGTAGAGGTGATCTGCCCAGAATTCTGCCACGGACCTCATCTAACTCACGATTCAGTCCTGCTAGAAACTCATAAAGACGTTCATTGTTGAGGTGAGTCATAAACTTGGTGTGTTCCAATCCTTCACTCCAATCGCCTCATAGTACATATCCGCCTCGCCACAAAATTTTGATTGTTGTAGTAGTGAGTTACTTGAGTGTCCCTTGTCGGATATCCTTTAACTTAAGCTTGATCTCAAATACTTGGGAGGCGTTTCCAAGATCCGAGTAGTTTTCTTTGACTGCATCCCACATGTCTTTTGCAGTTTTGAAAAAAAGATAGGTGCGGCTTATATGGCCTTCCATCGAATTAATTAGCCAAGCCATTACAATCGAGTTGTTGAGTTCCCAAGTGGCATAAGTCGGGTCAGCTATGGTTGGTCGAGGAATTTCTCCATTGATGTATCCTAATTTGCCACGACCACGAATCACCATAAGGACCGATTGAGACCATTGTAAGAAGTTCTTCCCATTTAGCCGATGATTGGTGATTATAAGGGAGGAATTAAGTTCACCTTGAGTGATTCCCTGATTGACATTCTGAGTTATTTGTGAAGTCTCGATTTGAGATGAGTTTCATTGACGTCACCCATAGGAGGAGGACTAAACCGGAGGGATTTTTAGGAAGTGAGATTAGAGACGAATGAGCAGGATCGAATGAATCCTAAAGCTCTTGATACCATgtagaaacttagaaaaaattctTATTCATTCTGCTAATTAGTTTACACCTATAAAGAGAGGAATTCACACAAACAAGGAAAAACATCCCTAAAAATCAGCAACTTCCTAAGAATCAGTCACTGAGATTAGTTTCTATTTACAAGAGAACTCCTAGTAATAAGGTAAGTTTTCTGTCCTTAATTTTAGGAATTCCAACATAAATAATACCTTCAACACAATTATGATGTAAGAAAAATACACAAACACTACATGAATACACGGATTACTAGGTCTAAATAAAAGTTTGTAACAAGGAccgaaaaaaaagaaacaaaacatgGAACCTCAATTCTGAATCTATTTACTTTGCAATCAAAGAACAATGCATTATACCTGATtgacttttcaattcttcaagaGCTTGTAACTTCTCCTTTGTCTTTTGTAACTCAGTTTGTAATGCCTCAATAGTTTGTTTTGCCTCATTATCAACAGCAAGAGTATTTACCATTCGCAGAACTTTTGTATTTGAAGCTGAATAATCACCATGACCCAGCTATGGAAAGAAACCACATTGTTATTACCACTCAACAAGGACAAAAGAAAACCAAGCATCATTAGCATTTCACTTTCTATGCACCCTACATTCAGAAAATTTCCCTCCTAATTCATTCAAGTTGAGGAAACAGCATACACAAGAGTTTCCATTGAAGTACAGATACTGTAAGGATCATATTTAAGACAAGTAACAATATTGATAATGCATAACTAGTTTCATTTTAGTTAAATTAGGCATTCCAGCACTGAATAGGAATTAAGTTGAACTGTTTACATTGTGTTGAAAACTGCAAAAGCTCCCTTTCATATGGTTAAACGATTGCTCCCAAAAATGAGTTAATCAAGTAGAGCCCCCTTACTATTATGAAATGTGAAACAAAGAAACTTTCTAATTCTAGTTAAATATAGGTGATAACTTAACATGCATGTTTTTTCATAAATATACATCACTCTTTTTTTGCCTTGTGGTACGTGTGACAAAATTGCTTGGACATTTACCGTCAATCTTGCTATTGAGGCAAGCAACTATAagtaaagaatattaaaatatacaaaaagaattaaaagtaaATTTGATTCTGAACAAAGAGGTGATGgagaaataaataaacaagtaTATTCATAGATAGTAGGTAGACTGATAAATAAATATACAGAGAGAGAGGGGGAGGAGGGTTCCAAAGCCAAATGGAGGCTATTCAACATAAATTCTTACACCTACCAACAATATGGCATACCTCAAAAGATTATACATGAGAAAAAAGTCAAAAGTTATAAGATCTGACTTATTTCTCTCAAAGGAAAACCGAttccgatattcaatatcttaatAGACTACTTGTTATCTAAATATTACTAGGTATGTACAGACTACTTTCAAATCTAGCACATAGAAGAAGATACAATATGTGGCCTAAATGCCCAAATAGGTCCTTATATATTTAACAATGAAACATAAAATCAACAAAATAAGTATCTAACATTCCTTCAATAAGTATGATTTTGCCCAACTCCATCacattaaaaataaacaaaatcaaGTAAAGCATCTCAAATGATTAAacataaaatagtaataatagcAAAGACCAAATAGAACCACAACCGTAGTTGATCAGTCTTGGTTCCCGGAATCATTTAAAAATCTTAGCTATGTACCTTTGACTCCAATAGTGAAATCTCTGAACGAAGTCGATCACTCTCCCTGTCTAGTGATTTTATTCTTCTTGCTTCATTATTTAGCCTATCATGGAGCATTTTAATCTCATTATGTTGGCGATCATTAATTTCTTTTTGTTCATGTAAACTTCTttctaattctttaatacaaGATTCCTTCTTTGCAAGAGATGATTCAAGCTCCTAGACATTAAAACCAAGGGACGACATGTCAAAAACAATGAGAAAAGACAACACATTTAGGAGTGAAGGATATTTTGTACACTTATTTTGGTTTTGGAAAGAAAAGAGGGAAAACTTGGCTAGAAAGTAATGAAACAGGATAGAAGTTCATAACCTGAACAACAGTTCCACTAGCCACTTCATCACCTGCTTCTTCATTCTTATGCCTCTTTAATTCATTAATAGCATTGCTCAACTTATTTCTCTCTTCAGTAACCATGGAAAGCTGAAACATAACAGttcaacttttaaaataaaacaaaagtgaATAAACCAAATATTATATTTGTTAGACAAAGAAAATTAGTATAGAAGGCCGCATTCATCAGCCCACATCTTTGTTAACTTCTGCAGGTACAACCAAGAAGTAAATCAACAAAAACATGTTTAGAACAATTTTCTCAATATCAATCACCCAAACATGTATAAATGTCAATAAGCTATCCTGGCTCAACTATTCATGATCTACCTTATTTGCTTATTTACAACTGTATTCTTCTTGCATGTCCATCATATGCTACAGATTCCAGATATCAGCAAAGGAGGAAGTACCATGCTTTCACAGTTTATAAAACATGACCAGAAAATCAATCTTcatgaaaaatattatattaaacagCCCAGTTAGTAAGCCTTGTTTATAGCCTGAAAAACAGCAAATTGCAAGTAACAACTACTATAACTGTTTTAAGGAAATAGTAAAGCAAGGGAACTCATTGATTCTCCCCTATCCCGCGCCCCCACTCAAGAAAGAATCCCTTCCAAGTTGTTACCTTTACTTGCTTCCAGGTGAAAAACAAACTGAACTGCCCTACCACAATTTGAATAGATCTCCATAGGCTGCCATGTTATATTTTCTTAGCCATTTAAGCATTTACATTAGTAGTATTATAGAGTTTAACCCCAAGAATGTATGGTATTCAAAGTGGCCCTCAAATTACAAATCTAATCTCCCTCATATTCCACTTTGTTGTGGAAACTGTTAGTGACCAACAAAAAGCCAAAGAAATGTACCATAATGGAAATGACTACTGCATGCAACACTTACCATGAGTTCAATCTGCTTGACCTCTGATTTTAAGATTTCTGCCTTCTCTTTATCCAATGCAGCCTCAGCTTCAGCATTCTGTTTAGCAAGTTGTGCAGCATCCAGTCCAACCTCAATTTGCTTCAAGCGTGCATTTGTCTCACCTATCTTCATTGTACTTGCAATCACTTCCCTGCATGGAAAAGAAAATCTCAACTTCAGCAAACAAGATTTGACTAATAAAACACAAGAAGCAACAATAGTTTCATTGACAGCATATTCAAGCATGCAAGCAGAATAAGGCGTAAATACATAATATCTAAGCAACTTCAAGAATGCATAAGCATGTATTTCAATATATCATTCAATAAGAcactataatgataaaaataaaaaccctGTGTATCAGATCATTTCATAATGAAAAGTACAGaggaaaataaacaaataatttcaGGGGAAA harbors:
- the LOC108473556 gene encoding mitotic spindle checkpoint protein MAD1 isoform X3, which translates into the protein MLHDQLLKEVNDSQERFKKQLETNNELKGKLQNELNLRKKAESSAASAEEKAADIEGKLTQFSQSIEREKKQLQNELSQLKGESKLSISRISADLERTEFRANSAEKESELLKEQLEDLKKQLNECLNQKSEVEKKMSSFTFQEVTSSESSILIKHLQEELRNYESEVREARKLKSSHEDIELLKAKLLEEKGRRERAESELSKLQEQQICLSNLEKELSLWKLIMKDIPGVSCPEDIPVKFATLQKEVIASTMKIGETNARLKQIEVGLDAAQLAKQNAEAEAALDKEKAEILKSEVKQIELMLSMVTEERNKLSNAINELKRHKNEEAGDEVASGTVVQELESSLAKKESCIKELERSLHEQKEINDRQHNEIKMLHDRLNNEARRIKSLDRESDRLRSEISLLESKLGHGDYSASNTKVLRMVNTLAVDNEAKQTIEALQTELQKTKEKLQALEELKSQSGDTGKLVDSYISEKITKLKEQIATLEKREERYKTVFADRISVFRRACCELFGYKIVMDEHQRPNGIPVTHFTLQSIYAQNDDEKLEFEYESGNTNILANDYTAQPEISHQVDIFVRKLNSIPAFTANLTVESFNRRTLS